One region of Hoeflea sp. 108 genomic DNA includes:
- a CDS encoding ABC transporter permease, with the protein MITSALKLNDSQAFWARSLRGILESPKATVGLVACLFLILAAVFGPYLVPQNPYDLTAIDFFDARLPPMSQSMNGTLYLLGTDGQGRDMLSAMVYGLRTSMGVGLFAGVVALAVGTALGLAAAYFGGRIDTLIMRLVDLMLGFPTILVALMLLALLGQGVWKVVLALVIVQWAQFARAVRAAALVERGKEYVEAAASLGLSRPRILFGHMLPNCLPPIIVIGTLQIANAISAEATLSFLGIGLPITEPSLGLLIANGYQTLLSGQYWISVYPGLLLLSLVFSINIVGDRLREVLNPRLSER; encoded by the coding sequence ATGATCACATCCGCTCTCAAGCTCAACGACAGCCAGGCATTCTGGGCGCGCTCGCTGCGCGGCATTCTGGAGAGTCCCAAGGCCACGGTCGGCCTGGTGGCCTGCCTGTTCCTTATTCTTGCGGCTGTCTTCGGCCCCTATCTGGTGCCGCAGAACCCCTACGATCTGACGGCAATCGACTTTTTCGACGCGCGGCTGCCGCCGATGTCGCAAAGCATGAACGGCACGCTCTACCTGCTCGGCACCGACGGCCAAGGCCGCGACATGCTGTCGGCCATGGTCTACGGTCTCAGGACGTCGATGGGCGTCGGCCTGTTCGCAGGCGTCGTAGCTCTTGCCGTCGGCACCGCGCTCGGCCTCGCCGCGGCCTACTTTGGCGGGCGCATCGACACGCTCATCATGCGACTGGTCGACTTGATGCTGGGCTTTCCCACCATCCTCGTCGCGCTGATGCTTTTGGCGTTGCTTGGGCAAGGCGTATGGAAAGTCGTGCTGGCGCTGGTCATCGTGCAGTGGGCGCAGTTTGCCCGTGCCGTGCGCGCCGCTGCCCTGGTCGAACGCGGCAAGGAATATGTCGAAGCGGCAGCCTCGCTCGGCCTTTCCAGGCCTCGCATCCTGTTCGGCCACATGCTGCCCAACTGCCTGCCGCCGATCATCGTCATCGGTACGCTGCAGATCGCCAACGCCATCTCGGCGGAGGCAACGCTGTCTTTCCTCGGCATCGGCCTGCCGATCACCGAGCCGTCGCTCGGCTTGCTGATCGCCAATGGCTACCAGACGCTGCTGTCGGGCCAGTACTGGATTTCGGTCTATCCGGGCCTTCTGCTGCTCTCGCTCGTCTTCAGCATCAACATCGTCGGCGACCGGCTGCGCGAAGTGCTCAACCCTCGTCTGTCGGAGCGCTGA
- a CDS encoding AGE family epimerase/isomerase, which produces MASLQFQPGAAKWTTLQTHRLWLLQQAEALFSFFERASLNPLGGFYELDDHGRPFAAGAVPGKHAGRQIHVTTRMVHCFAIAHLMGRPGADALVDHGMDFLWNGHRDQANGGYFWGVGYEGPSNDTKQAYGHAFVLLAASSAKVAGHPDADRLLTDISTVLSEKFWEQAHGAVAEEFTADWKSYDTYRGQNSNMHLTEALMAAFEATGDANYLAMAERIADLIISKHAATAGWRLPEHFTSDWQLDRDYSGDPMFRPFGTTPGHSLEWARLLLQLWELGGRKLGWLPDAAKNLFAQATSDGWDAARGGFYYTLEWDGSARIRDRYWWPCCEAIGAASVLNAIDGAPEYEEWYRRVWNFCATRFIDRRNGGWHAQLDNDLKPNAGPFYGKPDIYHALQACLIPLLPTTGSITRGLVKTGIRL; this is translated from the coding sequence ATGGCTTCACTGCAATTTCAGCCCGGCGCGGCGAAGTGGACGACGCTGCAGACCCACCGCCTGTGGCTGCTGCAACAGGCGGAAGCCCTGTTTTCCTTCTTCGAGCGCGCAAGCCTCAATCCGCTCGGCGGGTTCTACGAGCTTGACGACCATGGCCGTCCCTTTGCGGCAGGCGCCGTGCCCGGCAAGCATGCCGGCCGCCAGATCCATGTCACGACACGCATGGTCCATTGCTTCGCCATCGCCCATCTGATGGGCCGCCCCGGCGCTGATGCGCTTGTCGACCACGGCATGGACTTTCTCTGGAACGGTCATCGCGACCAGGCCAATGGCGGCTATTTCTGGGGCGTCGGCTACGAAGGACCGTCCAACGACACCAAGCAGGCCTATGGCCATGCCTTCGTGCTGCTTGCCGCCTCCAGCGCCAAGGTCGCCGGGCACCCGGATGCCGACCGTCTGCTGACCGACATCTCGACCGTGTTGTCAGAGAAATTCTGGGAACAGGCGCATGGCGCTGTGGCGGAGGAATTCACCGCCGACTGGAAGTCCTACGACACATATCGCGGCCAGAACTCCAACATGCACCTGACCGAGGCGCTGATGGCCGCTTTCGAAGCCACTGGCGACGCCAACTACCTCGCCATGGCCGAGCGCATCGCCGACCTCATCATATCAAAGCATGCGGCCACCGCCGGCTGGCGCCTGCCCGAGCATTTCACCTCGGACTGGCAACTCGACCGCGACTATTCCGGTGACCCGATGTTCCGTCCCTTCGGCACCACGCCGGGCCATTCGCTGGAGTGGGCGCGGCTACTGCTGCAGCTCTGGGAGCTTGGTGGGCGCAAGCTCGGCTGGCTGCCCGACGCGGCGAAGAACCTGTTCGCCCAGGCGACATCGGACGGCTGGGACGCGGCCAGGGGAGGCTTCTACTACACGCTCGAATGGGATGGCTCAGCCCGCATCCGCGACCGCTACTGGTGGCCATGCTGCGAGGCCATAGGGGCGGCGAGCGTGCTCAACGCCATCGACGGCGCTCCCGAATATGAGGAGTGGTACCGCCGTGTCTGGAACTTCTGCGCCACCCGCTTCATCGACCGCCGCAACGGCGGCTGGCACGCCCAGCTCGACAACGACCTCAAGCCCAATGCCGGCCCGTTCTATGGCAAGCCTGATATCTACCACGCTTTGCAAGCCTGCCTGATCCCGCTTCTGCCGACCACGGGCTCCATCACCCGCGGGCTCGTCAAGACGGGCATCAGGCTCTGA
- a CDS encoding SgcJ/EcaC family oxidoreductase, with product MIRIDDTDLAEISKLIALVERAQNERSADDFLALFRSDAVWVTAFGRRFSSKDEIAAFTRKVLTPDLGDQYARYDIANITMLSPNVAAVNVRQRPVHKDGTPIEGDLEGAPLYVLVKENGRWMIGAGQNTKVQTSAIDTQQTEIETRDGKK from the coding sequence ATGATAAGGATCGACGACACCGATCTCGCTGAGATCAGCAAGCTGATTGCGCTGGTCGAGCGCGCCCAGAACGAACGCTCCGCCGACGATTTCCTGGCGCTGTTCCGGTCCGATGCGGTCTGGGTCACCGCCTTCGGCCGGCGCTTCTCCAGCAAGGACGAGATCGCCGCCTTTACCCGCAAGGTGCTCACCCCTGATCTCGGCGACCAGTATGCCCGCTACGATATCGCCAACATCACCATGCTCAGCCCCAACGTGGCGGCCGTGAACGTGCGCCAGCGCCCGGTGCACAAGGACGGCACGCCGATCGAAGGCGACCTCGAAGGAGCGCCGCTTTATGTGCTGGTCAAGGAGAACGGACGCTGGATGATCGGCGCCGGCCAGAACACCAAGGTCCAGACATCAGCCATCGACACGCAACAGACGGAAATCGAAACGCGCGACGGCAAGAAGTAA
- a CDS encoding LysR family transcriptional regulator, translating to MNLRQLEVFRAVMQTGSTIGASGVLSLSQSAISRQLTSLEEEIGLELFRREKGRLIPKPEAAALLQEVGELSDVLARLKRRTDELSAGWSGKTLIKMGFPHSLTTTLLPALVRDFLAMQTEVSIELVAGPYDAIERAVMGRTVDFGFVRLPTEDRGLQTMPLVSSGQLCALPVGHPLSEQDAVSADDLSRTDLVLLGRLRSSREDIEERLRRAQGTVRCRVETHSVESSVAMVAEGIGVSIIPALIGNLLKSDRVVMRPFSPPLWNDYGIATLRDTQLSRPVLGFIEMLKERLVGDGVMTKAIG from the coding sequence ATGAACCTGCGTCAGCTCGAAGTCTTCCGGGCGGTCATGCAGACCGGCTCGACCATCGGCGCGTCGGGCGTGCTCAGCCTGTCGCAATCGGCGATCAGCCGCCAGCTCACCAGCCTCGAAGAGGAGATCGGGCTGGAGCTGTTCCGCCGCGAAAAAGGCCGACTGATCCCCAAGCCCGAGGCCGCCGCCCTGCTGCAGGAAGTCGGCGAATTGTCCGACGTGCTCGCCCGCCTTAAGCGCCGCACCGACGAACTCAGCGCCGGCTGGTCGGGCAAGACGCTGATCAAGATGGGCTTTCCTCATTCGCTGACGACCACCTTGCTGCCCGCGTTGGTCCGCGATTTCCTCGCCATGCAGACCGAGGTGAGCATAGAACTCGTGGCAGGACCCTATGACGCCATCGAGCGCGCTGTCATGGGCCGCACTGTCGACTTCGGTTTCGTCCGGCTGCCGACGGAGGATCGCGGGCTGCAGACCATGCCGCTGGTTTCGAGCGGCCAGCTCTGTGCCCTGCCCGTTGGCCACCCGCTCTCCGAGCAGGATGCCGTCAGTGCCGACGATCTGTCGCGAACCGACCTCGTGCTGCTCGGTCGCTTGCGGTCAAGCCGCGAGGACATCGAGGAAAGGCTGCGCCGCGCCCAGGGGACGGTGCGCTGCCGTGTCGAGACACATTCGGTCGAATCGAGCGTGGCGATGGTCGCCGAAGGCATCGGTGTTTCGATCATCCCGGCGCTGATCGGCAACCTGCTCAAATCCGACCGCGTCGTCATGCGCCCCTTCTCGCCGCCGCTGTGGAACGACTACGGCATCGCCACCCTGCGCGACACCCAGTTGTCCCGGCCCGTGCTTGGCTTCATCGAGATGCTCAAAGAACGGTTGGTCGGCGACGGCGTGATGACCAAGGCGATAGGTTAA
- a CDS encoding MFS transporter codes for MTSQPAQAPQERFAAFRHSAFSRFWIARFLATFSTQIVSVGVGWQIYDLTRNPFDLGMVGVIQFAPALLLVLVTGVVADRFGRRLVMGLAALVEAGCAAALLMLALHGLASPAPIFLVLAMFGIARAFFGPASASLVANLVPAEVFANAVAWNSSAWQTATIVGPVAGGLLYGISAEAAYGTATVVMLASTILIFSIPKPAQRSESAKPTVETLFAGFRYIWGEKIVLGAISLDLFAVLLSGAVALLPVYARDILDLGPWGLGLLRAAPAVGAIVVAVWLAGHPIRDHAGMVMLFFVALFGICTAVFGISTIPWVSITALALLGATDMVSVYIRETLIQLWTPDRVRGRVNAVNGVFVGASNELGEFRAGTMAALIGTVPAVVIGGVGAVAVAGIWCWAFPQLRKVRRLDGRV; via the coding sequence ATGACCTCCCAACCTGCCCAAGCGCCGCAGGAGCGCTTCGCCGCCTTCCGCCACAGCGCCTTCTCGCGCTTCTGGATCGCGCGCTTCCTTGCCACCTTCTCGACCCAGATTGTCTCCGTCGGCGTTGGCTGGCAGATCTACGATCTGACGCGCAATCCGTTCGACCTCGGCATGGTCGGCGTCATCCAGTTTGCTCCGGCGCTACTGCTGGTGCTTGTCACCGGCGTTGTCGCCGACCGTTTCGGCCGCCGCCTGGTCATGGGCCTCGCCGCACTTGTCGAGGCAGGCTGCGCTGCGGCCCTGCTCATGCTCGCGCTGCACGGTCTCGCCAGCCCTGCTCCTATATTCCTGGTGCTTGCCATGTTCGGCATCGCCCGCGCCTTCTTCGGCCCTGCATCGGCATCGCTGGTGGCCAATCTCGTGCCAGCAGAGGTCTTTGCCAACGCAGTCGCCTGGAATTCGTCGGCCTGGCAGACCGCCACCATCGTCGGCCCGGTTGCCGGCGGCCTGCTCTACGGCATCTCGGCCGAGGCTGCCTATGGCACCGCGACCGTGGTCATGCTGGCCTCGACCATCCTGATCTTCTCGATCCCCAAGCCCGCTCAGCGCAGCGAAAGCGCCAAACCGACTGTCGAAACGCTGTTTGCCGGCTTCCGCTACATCTGGGGCGAAAAGATCGTGCTCGGCGCCATCTCGCTCGACCTGTTCGCCGTGCTTCTGTCGGGCGCGGTCGCCCTGCTGCCGGTCTATGCCCGCGACATCCTTGATCTCGGCCCCTGGGGCCTTGGCCTGCTGCGCGCCGCGCCGGCCGTCGGCGCCATTGTCGTTGCCGTCTGGCTGGCCGGCCATCCGATCCGCGACCATGCCGGCATGGTCATGCTGTTCTTCGTCGCCCTGTTTGGCATCTGCACCGCCGTCTTCGGCATTTCGACCATCCCTTGGGTGTCCATCACGGCCCTTGCGCTGCTCGGCGCCACCGACATGGTCAGCGTCTACATCAGGGAAACGCTGATCCAGCTGTGGACGCCCGACCGTGTCCGTGGCCGCGTCAATGCCGTCAACGGTGTCTTCGTCGGCGCTTCCAACGAGCTCGGCGAGTTCCGCGCCGGCACCATGGCCGCCCTGATCGGCACGGTGCCCGCGGTGGTTATCGGCGGCGTCGGCGCTGTCGCGGTCGCCGGCATCTGGTGCTGGGCCTTCCCGCAACTGCGCAAGGTCAGGCGGCTCGACGGCCGCGTCTGA
- a CDS encoding ABC transporter permease encodes MTVFIIRRVVQSLLVLLATSVLVFIGIYAIGNPIDIMIPADASAAERDAAIQALGLDRPLIVQYWSFLVDALHGDLGRSFVFNQPAVGLIFQRLPATLELAFVALAIALILGIPLGLIAGLRPKSVTDETIMTGSILGFSLPNFWQGMMLIMIFSVWLGWLPSSGRGETGEIFGITTSLASLDGLKHLILPATNLALFKLSLVIRLTRTGVRETMPLDFIKFARAKGLSERRIIFVHVMKNIMIPIVTVVGMEFGSVIAFAVVTETIFAWPGIGKLLIDSITVLDRPVVVAYLLVVVTMFILINLVVDIVYSILDPRIRLGDGQ; translated from the coding sequence ATGACCGTCTTCATCATCCGTCGGGTCGTACAAAGCCTGCTCGTGCTGTTGGCGACCTCGGTTCTTGTCTTCATCGGCATCTACGCCATCGGCAACCCGATTGACATCATGATCCCCGCCGATGCCAGCGCCGCCGAGCGCGACGCGGCGATCCAGGCGCTTGGCCTCGACCGACCGCTGATCGTGCAATACTGGTCCTTCCTGGTCGATGCGCTGCATGGCGATCTCGGCCGCTCCTTCGTCTTCAACCAGCCGGCTGTCGGCCTGATCTTTCAGCGCCTGCCCGCCACGCTGGAGTTGGCCTTCGTGGCTCTCGCCATTGCGCTCATCCTTGGCATCCCGCTTGGCCTGATCGCCGGCCTCAGGCCGAAGTCGGTCACCGACGAAACCATCATGACCGGCTCGATCCTTGGCTTCAGCCTGCCCAACTTCTGGCAGGGCATGATGCTGATCATGATCTTCTCGGTCTGGCTCGGTTGGCTGCCGTCGTCTGGACGCGGCGAGACCGGCGAAATCTTCGGCATCACCACGAGCCTCGCCAGCCTCGACGGCCTCAAGCACCTGATCCTGCCGGCAACGAACCTTGCGCTGTTCAAGCTTTCACTCGTGATCCGCCTGACGCGCACCGGCGTGCGCGAGACGATGCCGCTCGATTTCATCAAATTCGCCCGCGCCAAGGGCCTGTCTGAGCGCCGCATCATCTTTGTCCATGTGATGAAGAACATCATGATCCCTATCGTGACGGTGGTCGGCATGGAGTTTGGCTCGGTCATCGCCTTTGCGGTGGTGACGGAAACCATCTTTGCGTGGCCGGGCATCGGCAAGCTGCTGATCGATTCCATTACCGTTCTCGACCGGCCCGTGGTCGTGGCCTACCTGCTGGTGGTCGTGACGATGTTCATCCTCATCAATCTTGTCGTCGACATCGTCTATTCGATCCTCGATCCCCGGATACGTCTGGGAGACGGCCAATGA